In Actinomycetes bacterium, the DNA window GGCTGCTCGGCCGGGCGCTGGCCGCGCTGCCCCAAGGGTACGGGCTGGGCCGGCCGCGGGTGCGGGCCGACGCGGGCCTGTTCACCCGCCACCTCGCCCACGCCGCGGTCGCCGCCGGCGCGGACTTCGCGGTCGCCGCGCCGCGCAACCGGGCGGTCTGGCGGGCGGTCGGGACCGTCGCCCCCGACGCCTGGTCACCGGCCCGTGGCATGGCGGGCGCCGAGGTCGCCCGCCTCGCCTACGCCCCGGCCGGCTGGCCCGCGGGCACCTACGCGGTGGTCCGCCGGGTGCGGGTCGCCGCCGAGGCGGTCTCGGCCGACCCGCGCGCGCGGCGGCGGCGCACCTTCGCGCCGGGGCAGCTGCGCCTGGCGTTGGACGGGGCGCTGGACGAGCTCTACGCCTATTCGGTGATCGTGACCAACCTCGACGACGACCCGGTCACCCTCGAGGCGTGGTTCCGTGAGCGCGCCCAGGTCGAGGAGCGGATCAACCACAGCAAGCTCGGCATGGCCCTGCGCCACCTGCCGTCGGGCACCGCGGCGGTCAACCGGGTGTGGATGTGGGCGGCGCTGGCCGCGCTTGACTGCTCGGCGTGGCTGCAAGCCCTGGGCGGGACCGACACCCACGGCCGCGCGTACGGCAAGCGGCTGCGGCGCGAGCTCGTCGGCGTCCCCGGGCGGCTGGTCCGCCACGCCGGGCGGCTGGTCGTGCGCACCGCGCCCCGCTACGCCTACCTCGCCCAGGTCCGCCAGCGGCTGGACGCCCTGCCCAGCCCCGCCGGCTGACCGGCGCTCCTGCTGCGCCCGACCGGGCCATGCCAGCGCCGCCAGGCGCCCGTGCCGCATGCCCCCGTACCGGCAGCATCCCTCGACCAGTCGCGGCGACACGCCTCCCAGCCACTCGATCCGGTCACATCCCGCACTCCCACCGGCCCGCCATGACCCGCATGGCGCCAGCCATCCTGCCAAGCAGCCAGCAACCCCAGCGCGCTCAGCTACCAGCCACCCTATCCGCGGATCTAGGTCAGAACATCGCCCGCACCGACCACGACGTCAACCAGCTCCGCAGCCAAGCTGTCGAACTCGCCGCCGATCCGCTCAGCCCTGAACCCCGCCGCCAACGGGAACGCCAC includes these proteins:
- a CDS encoding transposase, with amino-acid sequence LLGRALAALPQGYGLGRPRVRADAGLFTRHLAHAAVAAGADFAVAAPRNRAVWRAVGTVAPDAWSPARGMAGAEVARLAYAPAGWPAGTYAVVRRVRVAAEAVSADPRARRRRTFAPGQLRLALDGALDELYAYSVIVTNLDDDPVTLEAWFRERAQVEERINHSKLGMALRHLPSGTAAVNRVWMWAALAALDCSAWLQALGGTDTHGRAYGKRLRRELVGVPGRLVRHAGRLVVRTAPRYAYLAQVRQRLDALPSPAG